From Pongo pygmaeus isolate AG05252 chromosome 22, NHGRI_mPonPyg2-v2.0_pri, whole genome shotgun sequence, one genomic window encodes:
- the LOC134738963 gene encoding protein FRG2-like-2 isoform X2 has translation MGKGNEDADLHCSSIQCSTDQPPFQQISFTEKGSDEKKPFKGKGKTAFSHSSEKHTQRQGSEPNPNKENSEETKLKAGNSTAGSEPESSSYRENCRKRKISSKDSCQDRAGNCPEEECSLTLNKKSRSSTAVHNSEIQETCDVHHRGRSRVRTGRSKRHRSRALGVQTPSLRKSLVTSVRAMSEAVYQDLAQVWAQQIHSPLTCEQRILLTQLRGTLCAQVQTLYSMATQAAYVFPAESWLVPATLPGPGDSALERETHPFPGQEITEPVSGSDKAKLGAP, from the exons atgggaaagggaaatgaagacGCCGATCTCCACTGCTCCTCCATCCAGTGCTCCACTGACCAGCCCCCTTTCCAGCAGATCTCCTTTACAGAAAAGGGCTCAGATGAGAAGAAACCATTCAAAGGAAAAGGCAAGACCGCCTTCTCCCATTCCAGTGAGAAGCACACACAAAGGCAAG GATCAGAGCCCAATCCAAACAAGGAGAATTCTGAGGAAACCAAGCTCAAGGCCGGGAACAGCACTGCTGGATCAG AACCAGAGTCCAGCTCATACCGGGAAaactgcaggaaaagaaaaatcagttccAAGGACAGCTGCCAAGACAGAGCAG GGAACTGTCCAGAAGAGGAGTGCAGCTTGACGTTGAATAAAAAATCAAGATCCTCCACCGCTGTGCACAACAGTGAAATCCAGGAGACCTGTGATGTCCACCATAGGGGACGTTCCAGGGTTCGCACTGGGCGCAGCAAGCGGCATAGATCTCGGGCCCTAGGAGTCCAAACACCGTCACTTCGAAAAAGCTTGGTGACCTCTGTGCGAGCTATGTCAGAGGCTGTTTATCAAGACCTAGCCCAGGTGTGGGCACAGCAGATCCATTCTCCACTGACCTGTGAGCAGCGGATACTGCTCACTCAGCTCCGGGGGACTCTGTGTGCCCAGGTGCAGACCTTGTATTCCATGGCCACCCAGGCAGCTTATGTCTTCCCTGCTGAGAGCTGGCTTGTCCCAGCCACACTGCCTGGTCCTGGGGATTCAGCCTTGGAGAGAGAAACCCATCCCTTCCCTGGGCAGGAGATAACTGAGCCTGTCAGTGGATCAGATAAGGCTAAGCTGGGAGCACCCTGA
- the LOC134738963 gene encoding protein FRG2-like-2 isoform X1, which translates to MGKGNEDADLHCSSIQCSTDQPPFQQISFTEKGSDEKKPFKGKGKTAFSHSSEKHTQRQAGSEPNPNKENSEETKLKAGNSTAGSEPESSSYRENCRKRKISSKDSCQDRAGNCPEEECSLTLNKKSRSSTAVHNSEIQETCDVHHRGRSRVRTGRSKRHRSRALGVQTPSLRKSLVTSVRAMSEAVYQDLAQVWAQQIHSPLTCEQRILLTQLRGTLCAQVQTLYSMATQAAYVFPAESWLVPATLPGPGDSALERETHPFPGQEITEPVSGSDKAKLGAP; encoded by the exons atgggaaagggaaatgaagacGCCGATCTCCACTGCTCCTCCATCCAGTGCTCCACTGACCAGCCCCCTTTCCAGCAGATCTCCTTTACAGAAAAGGGCTCAGATGAGAAGAAACCATTCAAAGGAAAAGGCAAGACCGCCTTCTCCCATTCCAGTGAGAAGCACACACAAAGGCAAG CAGGATCAGAGCCCAATCCAAACAAGGAGAATTCTGAGGAAACCAAGCTCAAGGCCGGGAACAGCACTGCTGGATCAG AACCAGAGTCCAGCTCATACCGGGAAaactgcaggaaaagaaaaatcagttccAAGGACAGCTGCCAAGACAGAGCAG GGAACTGTCCAGAAGAGGAGTGCAGCTTGACGTTGAATAAAAAATCAAGATCCTCCACCGCTGTGCACAACAGTGAAATCCAGGAGACCTGTGATGTCCACCATAGGGGACGTTCCAGGGTTCGCACTGGGCGCAGCAAGCGGCATAGATCTCGGGCCCTAGGAGTCCAAACACCGTCACTTCGAAAAAGCTTGGTGACCTCTGTGCGAGCTATGTCAGAGGCTGTTTATCAAGACCTAGCCCAGGTGTGGGCACAGCAGATCCATTCTCCACTGACCTGTGAGCAGCGGATACTGCTCACTCAGCTCCGGGGGACTCTGTGTGCCCAGGTGCAGACCTTGTATTCCATGGCCACCCAGGCAGCTTATGTCTTCCCTGCTGAGAGCTGGCTTGTCCCAGCCACACTGCCTGGTCCTGGGGATTCAGCCTTGGAGAGAGAAACCCATCCCTTCCCTGGGCAGGAGATAACTGAGCCTGTCAGTGGATCAGATAAGGCTAAGCTGGGAGCACCCTGA